AAAATATCTCCTGTAGATTGAGCCATGTCTTTAATTAATTTGGGGATATCTCCTGTATACGTATAGCTATTCCCAATAAAAAGCACTTGTTTTTTTATTTGTGCATGCGATAAAATAGCGGTTAGAATAAACAGAAGAAAGAGGTACAGGTGTTTCATAATTTGCAGTTATTTTTGGTTGAATAAAAGTATTAAAAAAATGTTAACAACAATTGACCGTGTTAAATTAAATGAGGGCAATTTGTAAGGTAATTCTTTTGTTATAGGAGAATTGATTGCAAGAACCCTTTAGTATCTGTTAAATGTGTAGGGGGAAGTCCTACTTAAATCGTATCTTTGAAGAATAGGGCGCTTCAAAATTCCCTTGTATTAATTTAAAAAAGTATAGACATGAAAGTAGAAATATGGTCAGATGTGATGTGTCCTTTTTGTTATGTAGGAAAGAAACATTTTGAAAATGCCTTAGCACAATTGCCTTTTAAAGATAAAATAGAAGTAGAGTGGAAGAGTTTTCAATTGGATCCAACGTTACCTGTTGAAGGGGCTTCAGAATCAACCCTTGATTATTTAGTGAAGAGAAAAGGAATGCCGAAAGAGCAAATCGAAGGGATGATGCATCACTTAGATCAATCGGGGGCTGCAGTAGGAATTGAGTTCAGACAAGATATTGCTATTCCAGTAAACACGTTTAGAGCACATCGCTTGATTCACTTGGCGCAAAGTCACGGTAAAGGAAATGAAATGGAAGAAGCGTTGTTTTTCGCTCATTTTACAGCAGGTAAAAACGTAGGGGACCTTGAAGTATTGACAGATTTAGCAACGAGTATTGGTTTAAATAAAGAAGAAGTAGTTGCTTTATTGCAAAGCGACGAGCAAACACAAGAAGTGAAAAACGATATTGAAGAAGCACAAGCGTTGGGAATTTCAGGAGTGCCGTTCTTTGTGGTAGATCGCAAATACGGTATTTCAGGTGCACAACCTATTGATACGTTCGCAGAAGCACTAACACAAGCTTACGAAGAAAGCCAACCTAAATTCGAAATGAAAGGGGATCAAGATGCGAATGCTTGTGGTCCTGATGGATGTGAAATTTAATGTGAATGAATTCTTTTTGCATAAAAAATAGAAGGCTGATGATTCATCAGCCTATTTTTTTAGATGCAAATCCAATGAAATCAACGCTAAAATACCAACTGACCTAGACAAGTATGAAAAGAATTTTAGTTATTGTAGCAGTCGTGTTTTTCTTACTTAGCTGTAAAGAAAAAGAAATTAATTTCAATCAACTCGAGT
The window above is part of the Myroides odoratus DSM 2801 genome. Proteins encoded here:
- a CDS encoding DsbA family oxidoreductase, which encodes MKVEIWSDVMCPFCYVGKKHFENALAQLPFKDKIEVEWKSFQLDPTLPVEGASESTLDYLVKRKGMPKEQIEGMMHHLDQSGAAVGIEFRQDIAIPVNTFRAHRLIHLAQSHGKGNEMEEALFFAHFTAGKNVGDLEVLTDLATSIGLNKEEVVALLQSDEQTQEVKNDIEEAQALGISGVPFFVVDRKYGISGAQPIDTFAEALTQAYEESQPKFEMKGDQDANACGPDGCEI